In the Acropora muricata isolate sample 2 chromosome 10, ASM3666990v1, whole genome shotgun sequence genome, one interval contains:
- the LOC136887713 gene encoding uncharacterized protein produces the protein MVLRDAVKAVFLMDINDQCKKLCRKSDDSSSVLRGLPRPKHKVFIKLYSSSIIAWNVSHGRVLSLTEMKQHAPDVLDVLATIAVPEIKEHAAEQKIPPLCTAYGIFTNPRWKELSLIQKVNGILLGFGNTTERTMKRLKLMLVELPLQEMVTA, from the exons ATGGTTTTGAGAGATGCAGTGAAGGCAGTTTTCCTGATGGATATCAATGACCAGTGCAAGAAGCTTTGCAGGAAGAGTGATGACAGCTCCTCAGTTTTGCGAGGACTCCCACGCCCTAAACACAAGgttttcataaaattatatTCTTCATCAATTAT AGCTTGGAACGTTTCACATGGGAGAGTATTATCACTGACTGAGATGAAACAACATGCTCCAGATGTGTTAGATGTCCTTGCCACCATTGCAGTACCTGAAATAAAAGAACATGCTGCAGAGCAGAAAATTCCACCTTTGTGCACTGCATATGGAATTTTTACGAACCCCAGATGGAAAGAACTAAGCCTTATTCAAAAAGTCAATGGTATTCTGCTTGGTTTTGGAAATACCACTGAAAGA ACAATGAAGAGACTAAAATTAATGTTGGTGGAATTACCATTACAAGAGATGGTTACCGCTTAA